A DNA window from Haloactinospora alba contains the following coding sequences:
- a CDS encoding HAD family hydrolase: protein MWNIDFTLVDVARVTRAAYAEAFEGVTGEPLVYLAPMAGRTDSELFFEFLARNDVPAGTEEETLPEFVEALGDAFARRRDQLADQGRCLPGAREALAAVAELEDTVQTAVTGTAMANAVAKLAAFGLDSYLDVSIGGFGSENYPKASLIQFTRMRAAEAHQASFPERETVYVTDSVRDVEAAVIGRARPVAVASGSSTGRQLREAGAHHVLDDLGDTASLLRAVRDTGNGPG, encoded by the coding sequence TTGTGGAATATCGACTTCACGCTCGTGGACGTCGCCCGGGTGACCCGCGCGGCCTACGCTGAGGCCTTCGAGGGGGTGACCGGCGAACCGCTCGTCTACCTGGCGCCGATGGCGGGCCGTACGGACTCGGAGCTCTTCTTCGAGTTCCTGGCGCGCAATGACGTGCCGGCCGGGACGGAGGAGGAGACGCTTCCGGAGTTCGTCGAGGCGCTGGGAGACGCGTTCGCCCGGCGGCGGGACCAGCTCGCCGACCAGGGGCGCTGCCTGCCGGGGGCGAGGGAGGCCCTGGCGGCCGTCGCGGAGCTGGAGGACACGGTCCAGACGGCGGTCACCGGTACGGCCATGGCGAACGCGGTCGCCAAACTGGCCGCGTTCGGTCTGGACAGCTACCTTGACGTGAGTATCGGCGGGTTCGGCTCGGAGAACTACCCCAAGGCGAGTCTGATCCAGTTCACCCGGATGCGGGCGGCCGAAGCGCACCAGGCGTCCTTCCCCGAGCGGGAGACGGTCTACGTCACGGATTCGGTGCGCGATGTCGAGGCCGCGGTGATCGGACGGGCCAGGCCGGTGGCGGTGGCGAGCGGATCCTCCACGGGGCGGCAACTGCGTGAGGCGGGGGCGCACCACGTCCTCGACGACCTCGGCGACACGGCATCGCTGCTCCGCGCCGTCCGGGACACCGGAAACGGGCCGGGATAG
- the pruA gene encoding L-glutamate gamma-semialdehyde dehydrogenase, protein MDSVTNVPAPVNEPNLTYAPATPERVALEEEIDTLAGEERELTQTIGGEQHLGVGERIPVVQPHNHARVLGRMANATDLDAREAIEAARAAAPAWRAMSIDERAAVFLRAADLLAGPWRARINAATMLGQSKSIQQAEIDAACELIDFLRFNVSYARRLYQEQPISTRGVWNRQELRPLEGFVLAVTPFNFTAIAGNLPTAPALMGNVVVWKPAPTQTLAAWVLMRVLEQAGLPPGVINMVTGDGAAVSSAALAQPDLAGIHFTGSTRTFQHLWRTAGENIANYHSYPRIVGETGGKDFVVAHSSADPDVLRTALIRGAFEYQGQKCSAASRAYVPRSLWARMRDDFLAETESLTMGDVTADVSTFMGAVIDERAFAKNAAALDRAKSTDTITVLTGGTADDEVGYFVQPTVLECDDPTDEVFTTEYFGPILAVHVYDDNRYEQVLTQMADVAPYALTGAVIARNRAAIAAADTALRFSAGNFYINDKPTGSVVGQQPFGGARASGTNDKAGSIFNLMRWASPRNVKEAFVPPTDWRYPHMG, encoded by the coding sequence ATGGATTCCGTGACGAATGTTCCCGCACCCGTCAACGAGCCCAACCTGACCTACGCGCCGGCGACCCCCGAACGGGTCGCCCTGGAGGAGGAGATCGACACCCTCGCCGGCGAGGAGCGCGAACTCACCCAGACGATCGGCGGTGAGCAGCACCTCGGGGTGGGGGAGCGGATCCCGGTGGTCCAGCCGCACAATCACGCCCGCGTCCTGGGCAGGATGGCCAACGCGACCGACCTGGACGCGCGCGAGGCCATCGAGGCCGCCCGCGCCGCGGCCCCCGCGTGGCGGGCGATGTCCATCGACGAACGGGCCGCGGTCTTCCTGCGCGCGGCCGACCTGTTGGCGGGGCCGTGGCGCGCCCGGATCAACGCGGCCACCATGCTCGGGCAGAGCAAGTCGATCCAGCAGGCGGAGATCGACGCCGCCTGTGAACTGATCGATTTCCTGCGGTTCAACGTCTCCTACGCGCGCCGCCTGTACCAGGAGCAACCGATCTCCACCCGCGGCGTGTGGAACCGTCAGGAGCTCCGGCCGCTCGAGGGTTTCGTCCTGGCCGTGACCCCGTTCAACTTCACCGCGATCGCCGGCAACCTGCCCACCGCTCCCGCCCTGATGGGCAACGTCGTCGTGTGGAAGCCCGCACCGACGCAGACCCTGGCCGCGTGGGTGCTGATGCGCGTGCTGGAACAGGCGGGTCTGCCGCCCGGTGTGATCAACATGGTGACCGGGGACGGCGCGGCCGTGTCCAGCGCGGCCCTGGCCCAGCCGGACCTGGCCGGGATCCACTTCACCGGTTCCACCCGGACGTTCCAGCACCTGTGGCGCACCGCGGGGGAGAACATCGCGAACTACCACTCCTATCCGCGCATCGTCGGGGAGACCGGCGGCAAGGACTTCGTGGTCGCACACTCCTCCGCTGATCCGGACGTGCTGCGTACGGCACTGATCCGTGGTGCGTTCGAGTACCAGGGGCAGAAGTGCTCGGCGGCCTCGCGCGCCTACGTCCCCCGCAGCCTCTGGGCCCGCATGCGGGACGACTTCCTCGCCGAGACGGAGTCGCTGACGATGGGGGACGTGACCGCCGACGTCTCCACCTTCATGGGGGCGGTCATCGACGAACGAGCGTTCGCCAAGAACGCGGCCGCGCTCGACCGGGCGAAGTCCACCGACACCATCACGGTCCTGACCGGCGGCACCGCCGACGACGAGGTGGGCTACTTCGTCCAACCGACCGTTCTGGAGTGCGACGACCCCACGGACGAGGTGTTCACCACCGAGTACTTCGGCCCGATCCTCGCGGTGCACGTCTACGACGACAACCGCTACGAGCAGGTCCTGACCCAGATGGCGGACGTGGCGCCCTACGCGTTGACCGGCGCGGTCATCGCCCGCAACCGGGCGGCGATCGCGGCCGCCGACACCGCGCTGCGGTTCTCCGCCGGGAACTTCTACATCAACGACAAACCGACGGGTTCCGTCGTGGGGCAGCAACCGTTCGGCGGAGCGCGCGCGAGCGGGACCAACGACAAGGCCGGCTCCATATTCAACCTCATGCGGTGGGCGAGCCCGCGCAACGTGAAGGAGGCGTTCGTCCCGCCGACCGACTGGCGCTATCCGCACATGGGATGA